The stretch of DNA GCACTGGCTGTTGGTACGTCGAGTAGCAACACAGCCATCGTAGATCAGGTAGATGGTACGAACACCGGCAATCTCGCGACTATCCTGCAAACGGGTCAGAATGGCCTTGTTAATATCAAGCAGGACAATAACTCGGGCAGCAATCAGGCGTTCATCACGCAAGTGTCGGGTACTGGCAACCGCGTAGAGGGTCAGCAGTCGTTTAACTCGAACGTCAATCTTGTGACAGTTACGCAGTATGGCAATAACAACCAGGTTGGGTATGAGCAGGTGTTTGGTGCAAACAATACGCTCACTGTAAATCAGGGGTCGGCAGCAACAACCAGTACAAACAACCGGGTGCAAAGCTATCAGAAAGATTACAGCGACTATGGCACCATCACAATCAACCAGAACGTGACAACATCGGGAGGTGACAACATTGTTGTTGCTGAGCAAGGCATTAGCGGCCCACCCCGTTCGGTAAGCAACGTTGCCACTTTCAGCCAGGAAGGCAGCTTTAACGAAGCACGCTTGCGCCAGACTGGGGTAGGTAGCAATACGGCTACCGTTACGCAGACCGGGAATTATAACAAACTCACCGGCCCACAGGTGGTTCTGTTCCCTGGTGGCAATGGTGCCCTGCAAGATGGTTCGATGAACAAAATGACCGTCACGCAGGCTTCGGGTTCGCTCGCTACGGCATTGGTTAACAACACGGCGAATCTGAGCCAGACGGGCACCAGCAACACGCTGTCGGTTAATCAACTGATTAGTTCGGCAGGCGTGGGCAACCTGAGCACCGTTACGCAGAATGGCATGATGAATCAGGCCATCGTGCAGCAGAACGGTGTGACGCCTTAACTGCTATCTATAATCCGCTCCGCCACGGCACTGACCTGCCGGGCGGAGCGGATTAGTTTAGTGCCGATAGCTAAATCTACTGAAAGGCAGTGCAGCCTGAGTTAAACAGTTGTAGTTTTGTTTCAGCTCTCTTTCGGGCATCCTAATCCCTCTCGTCAATATATTCTTTTAACAACGTTTCATGAAGAAAGCCTTACTATCCGCATTACTTACCGGTATTAGCGTTGCTGGTTTCGCGCAAAACAACACATCGACCGTAACCCAGGGCGGCACGAGCCAGACCGCCAGTATCGGGCAAGCTGGCAATAATCTGACCTCAACGATAAGCCAGTCGGGGGTGAGTAATGCCACGAACCTCGCTATTGTTGACCAAACCAATCAGCATAGCGTCATTTTCACCGGCACCAACCAGTATCAGAACGCCATTA from Spirosoma montaniterrae encodes:
- a CDS encoding beta strand repeat-containing protein, with the translated sequence MNKWLLSGMATLAFAAVSFAQTNTATVSQTGNANSASAVQGGSGNTSTITQGGPLGPSSQPSSLNNKALSDQSGKNHTAVINQNGDSYFRPSKFNEASITQSGTATSGNSATVNQNSSGGSAYRGSNGNLAVGDGNNAIVIQDGTNTAVVNQNDVPANSSSKNLATVTQYGSNTATVTQNGGTDNWSDVKQGSSSLPATGNKAMVDQTSGATNDAFVTQNSNSNYADVQQGATGTTSNTVSITQGDALAVGTSSSNTAIVDQVDGTNTGNLATILQTGQNGLVNIKQDNNSGSNQAFITQVSGTGNRVEGQQSFNSNVNLVTVTQYGNNNQVGYEQVFGANNTLTVNQGSAATTSTNNRVQSYQKDYSDYGTITINQNVTTSGGDNIVVAEQGISGPPRSVSNVATFSQEGSFNEARLRQTGVGSNTATVTQTGNYNKLTGPQVVLFPGGNGALQDGSMNKMTVTQASGSLATALVNNTANLSQTGTSNTLSVNQLISSAGVGNLSTVTQNGMMNQAIVQQNGVTP